A genomic window from Fibrobacterota bacterium includes:
- a CDS encoding DUF2164 family protein, whose translation MNKKRPIPTRIELAVGDRAAVEAAMDEFCRERDIELSSLGLTLMVDFLQERVGHFFYNRGIADATTQTTLALARLQDELDLLRKL comes from the coding sequence TTGAACAAGAAGCGTCCAATTCCCACGCGCATCGAGCTTGCCGTGGGAGATCGGGCCGCGGTGGAGGCCGCGATGGACGAATTCTGTCGCGAGCGGGACATCGAACTTTCCTCGTTGGGACTCACGCTGATGGTGGATTTCCTGCAGGAGAGGGTGGGCCACTTCTTCTACAACCGTGGCATCGCCGACGCCACCACGCAAACGACGCTCGCGCTCGCGCGCCTGCAAGACGAACTGGACCTGTTGCGCAAGCTCTGA
- a CDS encoding cupin domain-containing protein, producing the protein MRQGDPSAQQWIERLELVPHPEGGWYRETHRSEDKIRHDRLGERSAFTSIHFLLEHPQVSHLHRIDAEELWNWHAGSDLVVHIEEEERLVPHQLGPEVGCFQLVVPAGVWFASEVAQPGTWALVGCVVAPGFEFGGFELGGRSGLMARFPADAATVKRLVIG; encoded by the coding sequence ATGAGGCAGGGCGATCCATCCGCGCAGCAATGGATCGAACGACTGGAATTGGTTCCGCATCCCGAGGGCGGCTGGTACCGCGAGACGCATCGATCGGAAGACAAAATCCGTCATGATCGGTTGGGGGAGCGTTCGGCGTTCACGTCCATCCACTTCCTGCTGGAACACCCGCAGGTTTCCCACTTGCACCGCATCGATGCGGAGGAATTGTGGAACTGGCACGCAGGGAGCGATCTGGTGGTTCATATCGAAGAAGAAGAACGTCTCGTGCCGCACCAGTTGGGGCCCGAAGTCGGGTGTTTCCAGTTGGTGGTGCCTGCCGGGGTATGGTTCGCTTCGGAAGTGGCGCAGCCCGGGACATGGGCCTTGGTAGGGTGCGTGGTGGCGCCGGGTTTCGAGTTTGGAGGATTCGAGCTGGGCGGACGCAGCGGCCTTATGGCGCGATTCCCCGCGGATGCCGCCACCGTGAAAAGACTCGTCATCGGGTGA
- a CDS encoding diguanylate cyclase has protein sequence MPKLQDPTVLVVDDDPLGLEVACQALRYMEPSWNILGFDQPHDALDLAWDLRNCVVVTDWCMPDLDGIELAKRLRRREADDGHAYHVLLVTAKTGIEDMEQAFEHGNDFLVKPYDPREMRARIRAGLRQLGRQRQLLDDNADLTVRAGTDSLTGIANRRSAEETAAREFDRWKRRQHPLSAILVDIDHFKAINDTYGHAIGDEALRATARILSTGLRPYDTLARWGGEEFLLLCPHCTFTDALGLAERLRRTLFAQADLHLPSGAQLTASFGVATASAAASNLEQLMLSTDRALYLAKERGRNLVCGAVDQPEIQTFVASGVPRESPGKTARGV, from the coding sequence ATGCCGAAGCTCCAAGATCCGACCGTGCTTGTTGTCGACGACGACCCCTTGGGGCTCGAGGTCGCCTGCCAAGCCTTGCGCTACATGGAGCCTTCGTGGAACATCCTCGGCTTCGATCAACCCCATGATGCCTTGGATCTGGCCTGGGATCTGCGCAATTGCGTGGTGGTCACCGATTGGTGCATGCCGGATCTGGACGGCATCGAGCTGGCCAAGCGCCTGCGCCGACGCGAAGCGGACGACGGCCACGCCTACCACGTTCTGCTGGTGACGGCAAAAACCGGCATCGAGGACATGGAACAAGCCTTCGAGCACGGGAACGATTTTTTGGTCAAGCCCTACGACCCTCGGGAAATGCGCGCCCGGATCCGCGCGGGATTGCGCCAGCTGGGCAGGCAAAGACAGCTTCTGGACGACAACGCCGACCTCACCGTTCGAGCAGGCACGGACTCGCTCACCGGGATCGCCAACCGGCGCAGCGCCGAAGAGACCGCCGCGCGGGAATTCGACCGCTGGAAGCGTCGCCAACATCCGCTTTCCGCCATCTTGGTGGACATCGACCACTTCAAGGCCATCAACGACACGTACGGGCACGCCATCGGCGACGAAGCGCTGCGTGCAACCGCCCGCATCCTCTCGACAGGCCTTCGCCCCTACGACACTTTGGCCCGCTGGGGTGGGGAAGAATTTCTGCTCCTGTGCCCGCATTGCACCTTCACCGACGCGCTTGGCCTGGCCGAGCGTCTCCGACGCACCCTCTTTGCCCAAGCCGATCTCCATCTGCCCTCGGGGGCGCAGTTGACCGCCAGTTTCGGGGTCGCAACGGCCTCCGCAGCCGCATCGAACCTGGAGCAGCTCATGCTCTCAACGGATCGGGCGCTGTACTTGGCCAAGGAGCGCGGGCGCAATCTGGTCTGCGGCGCGGTGGATCAACCGGAAATCCAAACCTTCGTCGCTTCCGGAGTGCCCAGGGAAAGCCCCGGAAAGACCGCGCGAGGGGTGTAG
- a CDS encoding DUF2809 domain-containing protein, whose translation MTFLAFRSMFRFSIPWAIFAFALFALEVFIGAKVHDNFVRPYLGDVLVVILVHAIVRTFVTIPWRPVLVGVVLFAFAVEGMQAIHLGDLLGLRPGSIAAIVLGSQADLKDLLCYLAGALVVFGLEWLLEERQAKASR comes from the coding sequence GTGACTTTTCTAGCCTTCCGTTCCATGTTCCGATTCAGCATTCCGTGGGCCATTTTCGCGTTTGCCTTGTTCGCGCTCGAGGTGTTCATCGGGGCGAAGGTGCACGACAATTTCGTGCGACCCTATCTGGGCGACGTATTGGTGGTGATCCTGGTGCACGCCATCGTGCGCACGTTCGTCACCATTCCTTGGAGACCCGTGCTGGTGGGCGTGGTCCTGTTCGCCTTCGCGGTGGAAGGGATGCAGGCGATCCATCTTGGTGATCTGTTGGGGCTCCGGCCAGGCAGCATCGCTGCCATCGTGCTGGGAAGCCAGGCGGATTTGAAGGACCTGCTCTGCTACCTGGCGGGGGCACTGGTGGTGTTCGGTTTGGAATGGCTGTTGGAAGAGCGCCAAGCCAAGGCGAGCCGATGA
- a CDS encoding GntR family transcriptional regulator, giving the protein MDETQDLRASLTELVEQLAASDRRELPSLRELAAKFDVSPNTIKKVLLEIDGPIRVFAVHGRGFFVRLESEPEPGASSSHVSPEDLDEVEEIDDSSNEPIDVDEHYSPVPEEGRALRRESAPRRDAVVVIGQILRATDPTGAPSNRFLQFVRIREELQARGYQLSWAPLGYDAKGRLDPVEVKSLQLQLAGLGERLAGILLLDCGYGRSQPLWELTTEATDQPVVWFQTSPIAPEDLPRLPRNAHVLEPDWSGLGEALGDHLVQEHLPQKVLLLPSPGEKGLPPQLVKLRKHLLECWGPRWVASLDWFDVFPSGLPRDPADSKRGKLRRLLLDTGIARFELDRYFRTALGIGASLWVCADDLLALAAIDHLDSRHAPNEPRPGVLGFGNHPFSLARGLSTVDPGWRNLVDQAIALFTRSPSPSEPSAPLIIAAPSESVYGGNILARRQDWF; this is encoded by the coding sequence ATGGACGAGACCCAAGACCTGCGCGCAAGCCTCACGGAACTGGTCGAACAACTCGCCGCGAGCGATCGCCGCGAACTTCCTTCCCTGAGGGAGCTCGCCGCGAAGTTCGACGTATCCCCCAACACGATCAAGAAGGTCCTGCTGGAAATCGACGGACCCATCCGCGTGTTCGCGGTCCATGGCCGCGGATTCTTCGTGCGACTGGAAAGCGAGCCGGAACCCGGAGCCTCCTCCAGCCATGTATCGCCGGAGGATCTCGACGAGGTCGAGGAAATCGACGACTCGTCCAACGAGCCCATCGACGTGGACGAGCACTACAGCCCCGTCCCCGAGGAAGGCCGAGCGCTCAGGCGGGAATCGGCACCGCGACGCGACGCGGTGGTGGTGATTGGACAGATTCTGCGCGCCACCGACCCCACGGGTGCCCCCTCAAACCGGTTTCTGCAGTTCGTTCGCATCCGGGAGGAACTCCAGGCCAGAGGCTACCAGCTCTCCTGGGCCCCGCTGGGCTACGATGCCAAGGGTCGTTTGGACCCGGTGGAGGTGAAGTCGCTCCAATTGCAGCTGGCCGGACTGGGCGAGCGTTTGGCGGGCATCCTTCTGTTGGACTGCGGCTATGGCCGAAGCCAGCCGTTGTGGGAACTCACCACCGAAGCCACCGACCAACCCGTGGTCTGGTTCCAGACCTCTCCCATCGCCCCCGAAGACCTCCCCCGACTTCCTCGCAACGCGCACGTCCTGGAGCCGGACTGGTCCGGCCTCGGCGAAGCGCTGGGCGACCATCTGGTCCAGGAGCATCTCCCGCAGAAGGTGCTCCTCCTGCCATCTCCCGGCGAAAAGGGCCTGCCGCCGCAGCTGGTCAAACTGCGCAAGCACCTGCTCGAATGCTGGGGACCACGTTGGGTCGCCAGCCTGGATTGGTTCGATGTCTTCCCGAGCGGTCTCCCGCGCGACCCTGCCGACTCCAAACGAGGCAAGCTGCGACGCCTCCTGCTGGACACCGGCATCGCGCGCTTCGAGCTGGACCGCTACTTCCGCACCGCGTTGGGAATCGGCGCTTCGCTTTGGGTATGCGCGGATGATTTGTTGGCGCTGGCCGCCATCGACCACCTGGACTCCCGGCACGCCCCCAACGAACCTCGGCCCGGAGTCCTGGGTTTCGGGAACCATCCGTTCTCCCTGGCCCGCGGTCTGAGCACCGTGGACCCGGGCTGGCGGAACCTCGTGGACCAGGCCATCGCACTGTTCACCCGCTCTCCCTCGCCCAGCGAACCCTCTGCACCATTGATCATCGCCGCGCCTTCGGAATCCGTGTACGGCGGCAACATCCTGGCCCGTCGACAGGACTGGTTCTGA
- a CDS encoding phosphoribosylformylglycinamidine synthase subunit PurQ, with protein sequence MSKVPVLVIAGYGINSEVELVEGFGLAGANARRVHLSDIVAGKVQLSDYRIIAFPGGFSFGDHIASGRVLAVKIQAHLGEALREAVAGGTLVLGICNGFQVITKLGLLPLLAGAPAAGQEFQQEATLTFNDSGKFEDRWCPIVANPSSPCLWTRGLDRFELPVRHGEGKWIHRDEQVRQAILTQHLDCLRYGSSSYPGNPNGAQDDIAGVCDPSGRIFGLMPHPEVFLRGTQHPRWTRGEFSAQAEGVGLAILRNGVQAAAAEG encoded by the coding sequence ATGAGCAAGGTCCCAGTCCTGGTCATCGCCGGCTACGGCATCAACTCCGAAGTCGAGCTTGTCGAAGGGTTCGGTCTGGCCGGGGCCAACGCCCGCCGCGTGCACCTTTCCGACATCGTGGCGGGCAAGGTCCAGCTCTCCGACTACCGGATCATCGCCTTCCCAGGCGGTTTTTCCTTCGGCGACCACATCGCCTCCGGCCGCGTGTTGGCGGTCAAGATCCAGGCCCATCTGGGTGAGGCTCTTCGCGAAGCCGTGGCGGGCGGAACCTTGGTGCTGGGCATCTGCAACGGGTTCCAGGTCATCACCAAGCTCGGACTGTTGCCGCTGTTGGCAGGCGCTCCCGCCGCGGGCCAGGAATTCCAGCAGGAAGCCACCCTCACCTTCAACGATTCCGGCAAATTCGAGGATCGTTGGTGCCCCATCGTGGCCAATCCATCCTCACCTTGCCTCTGGACCCGTGGACTGGATCGTTTCGAGCTGCCCGTGCGCCATGGCGAGGGCAAGTGGATCCACCGCGACGAACAGGTCCGTCAGGCCATCCTGACCCAACACCTGGACTGTCTGCGCTACGGCTCTTCCTCCTATCCCGGCAATCCCAACGGCGCCCAGGACGACATCGCCGGCGTCTGCGATCCGTCGGGCCGCATCTTCGGACTGATGCCGCACCCGGAAGTCTTTTTGCGCGGCACCCAGCACCCTCGCTGGACTCGTGGAGAGTTTTCCGCCCAGGCGGAAGGCGTCGGATTGGCCATTTTGCGCAACGGCGTCCAGGCGGCCGCGGCCGAAGGCTGA
- a CDS encoding PAS domain-containing protein: MKSMSLLRQLFGTVCGFAITAGAAVQSRGPDVLFLNSYHHGLGWSDQVQLGVRASMGPNEQMVEEFLDSKHIESKSLDSAFASAFRLKYAHRQPRVLFASDDYSLTFVRRWRDSLFPGVPVVFCGINDFHPDLIKGQKKITGITQWNRMVQTAALITRLLPKTRDVWVVTEASATGRGNRRRLDSLAKAHAGALRFHFLDSAGTPQWSQLRSKVKSLSEGDVVYWSELFLDRDGVYIDPELDLGALVDSAKVPFFTHQASYLTAGLMGGDCNRGLQHGQQAGRLLRKVLDGVPADSLAVQEDSSTVPIFRWDAIQRFGVDPDLLPPGHVLLEKPVPVWDAYPVPTAAAVAGMALLGAMAALLSLAWRRARLANADFRRSQESLRHLFDVLPDSVFVFDEGGGVDFLNAQGCRMLGVEPGDQAQMRVADLFDGGEKESLTRLSAYWKQALGGDAVSFEWRIRRPADPGPLDVEIFLTALLFDGNRRIAALVRDVTDRVQVRELLLRSRDELEQRVQERTVELVQANRELEAFSYSVSHDLRTPLRGVSGFAAALEEELLPTLSADHRDYLHRIRTASVRMGEIIDSLLGLSRITMVSFRRVPVDMNAVVTDVIAAQGSLEHAVQWDIQDLGMVEADPSLVRVLWENLIGNAIKYTSHTISARVEIGTVMGDHGREWFVRDNGAGFDPTQAHNLFRPFRRLHGPEEFSGSGVGLAIVQRIVARHGGKVWAEGETGKGATFRFTLG; encoded by the coding sequence ATGAAGTCGATGAGCCTCCTGCGCCAACTCTTCGGAACCGTTTGCGGCTTTGCCATTACCGCGGGGGCGGCTGTGCAGAGCCGAGGACCCGACGTGTTGTTTCTCAATTCCTACCATCATGGGCTCGGTTGGTCCGATCAGGTCCAATTGGGGGTCCGCGCCTCCATGGGGCCCAACGAACAGATGGTGGAGGAATTTCTCGATTCCAAGCATATCGAGAGCAAGAGCCTGGATTCCGCGTTCGCCAGCGCGTTCCGCCTCAAATACGCCCACCGGCAGCCGCGTGTGCTGTTTGCATCGGATGATTATTCACTGACGTTCGTGAGGCGGTGGCGGGATTCGTTGTTTCCGGGTGTTCCGGTGGTGTTTTGCGGCATCAACGACTTCCATCCGGATTTGATCAAAGGCCAGAAGAAGATCACGGGGATCACCCAGTGGAATCGGATGGTGCAGACGGCAGCGCTCATCACGAGGCTGCTCCCGAAGACGCGCGATGTCTGGGTGGTGACGGAGGCATCCGCGACGGGTAGAGGCAATCGCCGGCGCTTGGATTCGCTGGCAAAGGCCCACGCCGGAGCGTTGCGGTTCCATTTTCTGGATTCCGCTGGTACTCCCCAGTGGTCGCAGCTGCGAAGCAAGGTGAAATCGTTGAGCGAAGGAGATGTGGTGTACTGGTCGGAATTGTTCCTGGACCGGGATGGCGTCTACATCGATCCGGAACTCGACTTGGGCGCCCTGGTGGATTCCGCCAAGGTCCCCTTCTTCACCCACCAGGCATCGTACCTCACGGCAGGCCTGATGGGAGGCGATTGCAACCGAGGCTTGCAACACGGACAACAGGCGGGAAGGTTGCTGCGGAAAGTGCTCGATGGAGTCCCCGCCGATTCGCTGGCCGTGCAGGAAGACAGTTCCACCGTGCCCATTTTCCGCTGGGACGCGATCCAGAGATTCGGAGTCGATCCGGACCTCCTTCCTCCAGGGCATGTCCTTCTGGAAAAGCCCGTGCCGGTGTGGGACGCCTATCCGGTGCCGACCGCCGCCGCGGTGGCGGGAATGGCCTTGCTCGGGGCGATGGCTGCCTTGTTGTCGTTGGCCTGGCGCAGGGCGCGGCTGGCCAATGCCGATTTTCGTCGTTCACAGGAAAGTCTGCGCCATCTGTTCGACGTGTTGCCAGATTCTGTCTTCGTGTTCGACGAGGGCGGAGGGGTGGATTTCCTGAATGCGCAAGGATGCCGCATGCTGGGGGTGGAGCCGGGCGACCAGGCGCAGATGCGCGTGGCGGACCTGTTCGATGGTGGGGAAAAGGAAAGTCTCACACGGCTTTCCGCCTACTGGAAACAAGCGCTCGGAGGCGATGCGGTGTCGTTCGAATGGCGCATCCGCAGGCCCGCCGATCCCGGGCCGCTCGATGTGGAGATCTTCCTCACGGCGCTTCTGTTTGACGGAAACCGTCGGATCGCCGCCTTGGTCCGCGACGTCACCGACCGGGTGCAGGTCCGCGAGCTGTTGCTGCGCTCGCGCGACGAACTGGAGCAGCGCGTGCAGGAGCGAACCGTCGAGCTGGTCCAGGCCAATCGCGAACTGGAGGCATTCTCCTATTCGGTGTCCCACGACCTTCGCACGCCCCTGCGCGGGGTGTCGGGATTTGCCGCCGCGCTGGAGGAAGAACTCCTTCCGACCTTGAGCGCGGACCATCGCGATTACCTCCACCGGATCCGTACGGCGAGTGTTCGCATGGGCGAGATCATCGACAGCCTGTTGGGGCTCTCGCGGATCACGATGGTGTCCTTTCGACGGGTCCCCGTGGACATGAACGCCGTGGTGACCGATGTCATCGCCGCGCAGGGCAGCCTCGAACATGCGGTGCAATGGGACATCCAGGACCTCGGCATGGTGGAGGCGGATCCATCGCTGGTCCGGGTGCTGTGGGAAAACCTGATCGGCAACGCGATCAAATACACCAGCCACACGATCTCCGCTCGCGTGGAAATCGGCACCGTGATGGGCGATCATGGTCGTGAATGGTTCGTGCGCGACAACGGGGCGGGGTTCGATCCAACCCAGGCCCACAACCTCTTCCGACCGTTCCGCAGATTGCACGGCCCCGAGGAATTTTCCGGCAGCGGCGTGGGGCTGGCGATCGTGCAGAGGATCGTGGCCCGCCACGGCGGCAAGGTGTGGGCGGAGGGGGAAACGGGGAAGGGCGCGACGTTTAGGTTCACCTTGGGCTGA